The window AGAGAGCGACATTCGGGAAGAGATTCGGGGTGCACTTGATGACGTTTTAGAGGAGATGATTTTTTCACTCTGTGACGAAAAACAGAAGGCCGTTAACTGGGATCTCGATGCTCTGCGTGAGCAGTTTCTATTTCTTACGGGAAGCGAGCTAACGCTCCCAGATGAAATCGAATTGTCTCAACAAACGCTCTATGACTTCGTTCGTGAAGAAGCCTGGAAGCGATACAACGAACAGCTCGGCGCTCACAGTGAAAAACTGCATGCGATTGGGGCGTTGCCTATTTCTATCTCTATTTCTCGCGATAGCGAGAAGCCTCTTGAATTTTCTACTGTGGAACAAGATACCTTTCTTGAGACACTCGACTATTTCTGGAACCAACACCTGAAAGATATGGACCACCTGCGGGAAGGAATTGGTTGGCGAGGATATGGACAAAAAAACCCGAAGCATGAGTATCAACGCGAGGGCTTCATTCTCTTTCAAAGTATGCTCCACCGATTGAGACAAAATGTCATCAGGAAGCTTTTTTACTATCAAATCCCAACTGCTGAAGAACTCATGGCTCATTATGAACAGGAGCAAGCACGCAGAGCTCAAATTGAAGAGCAGATGAATATGGTGCATGAGTCTGCCAGCACATCAGGAGCGGATCCGATAGGCAACGATGCAACTACGACGAAGAATCCAGACGATATTAGAGCCAAGCGCGAGGAACAAAAACGTGCTCGTAGAAAGCGCCGGCGGTAACAAGATGGCAAACAGGCTTATGAAGTTCCATAATGCCACCAACTAGCGGTGAGCTGCGATGATAGGCATCTATATTCACGTTCCCTATTGCAGCAAAATCTGCCCCTACTGCGATTTCAACACCTATGCAACTCAGCGACTCCCAGAAGAGGAATTCGTAAACTCGATCATACAAGAGCTCCGACTCCATTCCAGCCAAGGGAAAATCCAACAAAAAAGGGTGAACTCGGTCTTTTATGGGGGAGGCACCCCATCTCTGCTGACCACTGATGCTATTTCACGCATCCATGAAGCGCTGACAAAAGAATTCTCGATTGATTGGAATGACGTTGAAGTTACCATCGAAGCGAATCCGCAGGATATCACGCCACAATATGCGAAAGCACTTCAAGAAATGAGAATCAATCGAGTGAGTCTTGGCGTTCAATCACTCTCGCCTGCCATTCTATCATTTCTAGGACGAGAGCACTCACCGCAGGATGTACGCACAGCGCTGAGCAGTCTACACAGCGCGTCTCTTGAGAACATTAATATGGATATTATTTTTGGCTCTCCAGTTCACTCACTTTCAGAGCTCAAGCGGGATCTTGAAAGCTATATAGCCCTCTATCCAGCCCATATCTCTACCTACTCACTCACCATTGAACCAGGGACTCCATTCTATAAAGCTGCTACATCCGGAGCACTTACGCCCATGTCTGATGAGCTCGTCCGCGAACAGTATGAAACCCTCATGGAACTTTTGCCGACATTTGGATTTTTTCAATATGAAGTAAGCAACTTTGCTCGCCCTGGCTTTCAATGCCGTCACAATGAGCACTATTGGATGCGTGAGAGCTATCTTGGTCTCGGGCCAGGAGCTCACTCATATCTCAAAGAGGAGGGGACACGGTGGGCAAATGTAAGGCGTCCTGAGGAGTATCGATCACAACTCATGCGCCAAGAACTTCCGATAGCATGGGCAGAACAGCTCTCTCGAGAAGATGTCATCAGTGAAATATTGATGCTTGGACTCCGTCGTGTAGAGGGAATCGAGCTCGTTGAGCCATTTTCAATGCTCACTCCCTTAGAGGCTCAACGATTATCCACTCGACTACAGGCTCTTCATGAGGAGGGGCTCGGAGTACATAGTCGGGAAAAAGGGCGTTT is drawn from bacterium and contains these coding sequences:
- the hemW gene encoding radical SAM family heme chaperone HemW, which encodes MIGIYIHVPYCSKICPYCDFNTYATQRLPEEEFVNSIIQELRLHSSQGKIQQKRVNSVFYGGGTPSLLTTDAISRIHEALTKEFSIDWNDVEVTIEANPQDITPQYAKALQEMRINRVSLGVQSLSPAILSFLGREHSPQDVRTALSSLHSASLENINMDIIFGSPVHSLSELKRDLESYIALYPAHISTYSLTIEPGTPFYKAATSGALTPMSDELVREQYETLMELLPTFGFFQYEVSNFARPGFQCRHNEHYWMRESYLGLGPGAHSYLKEEGTRWANVRRPEEYRSQLMRQELPIAWAEQLSREDVISEILMLGLRRVEGIELVEPFSMLTPLEAQRLSTRLQALHEEGLGVHSREKGRFSLTKDGLCVADSIISDLIASIGEAIETTEKK